A portion of the Anoxybacillus gonensis genome contains these proteins:
- the yfmF gene encoding EF-P 5-aminopentanol modification-associated protein YfmF, whose translation MFQEEVKTIGGLRLHVIPTKKYKTNTLVLKMKAPLCERDVTMRALVPYVLQNATERHPSMKALRTYLDELYGATLQVDLAKKGENHIITIRMDIANEKFLGDTSPLLREALTLFSDMLFRPFTEGDGFSVAIVEQEKRALKQKIQSLFDDKMRYAQHRLMEEMYKGSPYALDVHGKLEDVDSIDAKRLYEHYEHMLKHDEIDLYIVGDVMLADVEHDVAERFSLEVRPPRSIATPTIIRRTDVQEVVEKQDVKQGKLHLGYRTNTTYNDPDYDALQVWNGIFGGFAHSKLFINVREKASLAYYAASRIESHQGMMMVMAGIDPSKYERALEIIHAQAEAMRNGQFSDEEIVQTKAVIRNQLLETIDTARGMIEMSYHNVIATNQRPLQQWLEGIEKVTREDIVRVGEKIELDTIYFLTEKEGEKK comes from the coding sequence ATGTTTCAAGAAGAAGTAAAAACGATAGGCGGTCTTCGTCTTCATGTCATTCCGACAAAAAAATATAAAACGAATACGCTCGTATTAAAGATGAAAGCGCCGTTATGTGAACGAGATGTAACGATGCGAGCTCTTGTTCCATACGTGCTACAAAACGCTACTGAGCGACATCCGTCGATGAAAGCGTTACGTACATATTTAGACGAACTATATGGTGCTACGTTACAAGTTGATTTAGCGAAAAAAGGAGAAAATCATATTATTACTATTCGAATGGATATTGCAAACGAAAAATTTTTAGGTGACACATCCCCATTATTACGTGAAGCGTTGACGTTATTTAGCGATATGCTATTTCGTCCGTTTACCGAGGGAGATGGATTTTCTGTTGCGATCGTTGAACAGGAGAAACGAGCATTGAAACAAAAAATTCAATCGTTGTTTGACGATAAAATGCGATATGCCCAACATCGACTCATGGAAGAAATGTATAAAGGTTCACCTTATGCGCTCGATGTTCATGGTAAACTAGAGGATGTCGATTCGATTGATGCCAAACGTTTATATGAACATTATGAGCACATGTTGAAACACGATGAAATAGATTTATACATTGTCGGAGATGTCATGTTAGCGGATGTAGAACATGATGTGGCTGAACGTTTTTCGTTAGAAGTGCGCCCGCCGCGTTCAATAGCGACACCGACGATCATAAGACGAACAGATGTGCAAGAAGTTGTAGAAAAACAAGATGTGAAACAAGGGAAGCTTCATCTCGGTTATCGAACGAACACGACATATAATGATCCAGATTATGATGCGTTACAAGTATGGAATGGGATATTTGGAGGATTTGCACATTCAAAATTGTTTATTAATGTGCGCGAAAAAGCGAGTTTAGCTTACTACGCAGCTTCACGTATTGAAAGTCACCAAGGAATGATGATGGTCATGGCAGGAATTGACCCAAGCAAATACGAGCGTGCACTCGAAATCATCCATGCTCAAGCAGAAGCGATGCGTAACGGACAATTTAGCGATGAAGAAATCGTTCAAACAAAAGCGGTCATTCGTAATCAACTATTAGAAACGATTGATACAGCTAGAGGGATGATCGAAATGTCTTACCACAATGTCATTGCAACAAATCAACGTCCGTTACAACAATGGCTTGAAGGGATTGAAAAAGTGACGCGAGAAGATATCGTTCGTGTGGGGGAAAAAATTGAATTAGATACGATTTATTTTTTAACGGAGAAGGAAGGTGAGAAAAAATGA
- the ymfI gene encoding elongation factor P 5-aminopentanone reductase — MKYALITGASGGIGQEIARQLAKDGYGLYLHYYKNEQSVRHVMKELSTDTYAIQADLSHPSGVDVLMSSIFHPIDVLIHNSGMSAYGLMTDMTNEQVEQMVQLHVTSPFLLTKRLLPSMIQQRRGQIVVISSIWGLTGASCEVLYSMVKGAQNTFVKALAKEVAPSGIRVNAIAPGAIDTPMLQEFTEEEIQALIDDIPLGRIGKPEDVAKAVSFLISDHASYITGQILSVNGGWYC, encoded by the coding sequence ATGAAATATGCGTTAATTACGGGAGCGAGCGGGGGAATTGGGCAAGAAATTGCTCGGCAGCTCGCTAAAGATGGGTATGGTTTATACTTACATTACTACAAAAATGAACAATCCGTTCGACATGTAATGAAAGAACTATCCACAGACACATATGCGATTCAAGCTGATTTATCTCATCCTTCTGGGGTAGATGTGTTAATGTCTTCTATTTTCCATCCTATTGACGTGCTTATTCATAATAGTGGAATGAGTGCGTATGGATTGATGACGGACATGACTAATGAACAAGTAGAACAAATGGTGCAACTACATGTAACAAGTCCATTTTTACTGACAAAACGACTGTTGCCTTCTATGATTCAACAACGTCGTGGACAAATTGTAGTGATTTCATCCATTTGGGGACTAACCGGTGCGTCTTGCGAAGTGTTATATTCGATGGTAAAAGGTGCGCAAAATACATTTGTTAAAGCGTTAGCAAAAGAAGTTGCTCCAAGTGGCATACGAGTCAATGCGATCGCTCCAGGGGCCATTGATACACCGATGCTTCAAGAGTTTACTGAAGAAGAAATTCAAGCCCTAATTGATGATATTCCACTCGGGCGAATAGGGAAGCCCGAAGATGTTGCAAAAGCTGTGTCATTTTTAATTTCTGATCATGCATCGTATATTACGGGACAAATTTTATCTGTAAATGGCGGTTGGTATTGTTAA
- a CDS encoding helix-turn-helix domain-containing protein translates to MFPLTELGKRLKEAREQRHMSLDDLQEITKIQKRYLIAIEQGNYVIMPGKFYVRAFIRQYAEAVGLDADELFEQYANEIPNAQQEELPGELSRVKSRQLSEQGAKVLDVLPKILIGTLVIGVAVVLWFFFQNRTVNEKPQEQVINEKTEFEQSEQANEQQPEKQSEQQSENEGENEQQEQPLEATVKVIETNGRRSTLEVTGEQLIIDIATKGDAWIEVKNGKGKAFARKMMYANQSETFDLTNETEVLLVIGQTLNAEVKINGQTLQYPVNPNDHVRQDITIIYKKQ, encoded by the coding sequence GTGTTTCCGTTGACAGAGTTAGGGAAGCGTTTGAAAGAAGCGAGAGAACAACGTCATATGAGTTTAGATGATTTGCAAGAAATCACTAAAATTCAAAAACGATATTTAATCGCAATTGAACAAGGAAATTATGTAATTATGCCAGGAAAATTTTATGTTCGAGCATTTATTCGGCAATATGCTGAGGCAGTCGGCCTTGATGCTGACGAACTGTTTGAGCAATATGCAAACGAAATTCCAAATGCCCAACAAGAAGAACTTCCTGGCGAACTATCGCGTGTAAAATCGCGACAATTATCAGAACAAGGCGCAAAAGTGCTCGATGTTCTTCCGAAAATTTTAATTGGTACATTAGTGATTGGAGTGGCTGTTGTTCTTTGGTTTTTTTTCCAAAATCGGACGGTGAACGAAAAACCACAAGAGCAAGTGATTAACGAAAAGACAGAATTTGAACAGTCCGAGCAAGCAAACGAGCAACAACCGGAAAAACAAAGTGAACAACAGTCTGAAAACGAAGGAGAAAATGAACAGCAGGAACAACCATTAGAAGCGACGGTTAAAGTGATTGAAACGAATGGAAGAAGATCGACACTTGAAGTGACAGGAGAGCAATTGATCATTGACATTGCAACAAAAGGAGATGCTTGGATTGAAGTGAAAAACGGAAAAGGAAAGGCGTTTGCACGGAAAATGATGTATGCGAATCAATCTGAAACATTTGATTTAACAAATGAAACAGAAGTATTGCTAGTCATCGGACAAACATTGAATGCAGAAGTAAAAATAAACGGGCAGACGCTACAATACCCTGTCAATCCAAACGATCATGTGCGCCAAGATATTACTATTATCTATAAAAAACAATAA
- a CDS encoding DUF3243 domain-containing protein, producing MSVLDNFEQWKSFLADRLHQAQEQGMNQQVISDIAYQIGDYLAKQVDPKNPEERVLADLWHVANEQEQHAIANMMIKLVQNK from the coding sequence ATGTCTGTTCTTGATAATTTTGAACAATGGAAAAGCTTTTTAGCTGATCGTCTTCATCAAGCACAAGAGCAAGGGATGAACCAGCAAGTCATTTCGGATATTGCTTATCAAATTGGGGATTATTTGGCGAAACAAGTCGATCCGAAAAACCCAGAAGAGCGTGTACTTGCTGATTTGTGGCATGTCGCAAATGAGCAAGAGCAACATGCTATTGCAAACATGATGATTAAACTTGTCCAAAATAAATAA
- a CDS encoding competence/damage-inducible protein A, with product MKAELIAVGSELLLGQIANTNAQFLSQQLAEIGIDVYYHTVVGDNPQRLTHAIEVAKQRSNLIIFTGGLGPTKDDLTKETIANMLNKSLVLDEEAWRSICDYFSKTKRPMSPNNRKQALVLEGSYVLKNEHGMAPGMAITVDHITYMLLPGPPKEMQPMFIKYGRPFLLQKRHVREKIVSRVLRFFHIGESQLEAEIEDFIDAQTNPTIAPLASDGEVTLRLTAKHEREEEAKRLIDELEQNILARVRPYFYGYNDDTLFSKLLATLKENNQTLAVAESLTGGLFLEEMTALPTASTVIAGGVVCYTNEIKENVLHVPKEILQTEGAVSERCAQLMAENVRKLCGSDIGISFTGVAGPNELEGKPVGTVWIGIATEQGTKTFGLTLSGGRRAIRMRTAKYGCYYLLQLLH from the coding sequence ATGAAAGCAGAACTCATTGCGGTCGGTTCAGAACTTTTACTTGGTCAAATTGCAAATACGAACGCTCAGTTTTTATCGCAACAATTAGCTGAAATAGGAATAGATGTGTATTACCATACGGTTGTTGGCGATAACCCTCAAAGGCTTACACATGCGATTGAAGTAGCGAAGCAACGCTCGAACTTAATCATTTTCACAGGGGGACTTGGTCCGACAAAAGACGATTTAACGAAAGAAACAATTGCAAACATGTTAAATAAATCGCTCGTTTTAGATGAAGAAGCATGGCGTTCTATTTGTGATTATTTTTCGAAAACGAAGCGCCCAATGTCTCCGAACAATCGAAAACAAGCGCTCGTATTGGAAGGAAGTTATGTGTTAAAAAATGAACATGGGATGGCCCCGGGAATGGCAATAACTGTTGATCACATCACGTACATGCTCCTCCCGGGACCGCCAAAAGAAATGCAACCGATGTTCATCAAATATGGACGTCCTTTTTTATTGCAAAAACGTCATGTTCGCGAGAAAATTGTTTCACGTGTTCTCCGTTTTTTTCATATCGGTGAATCACAGTTAGAAGCAGAAATTGAGGATTTCATCGATGCTCAAACAAATCCGACGATTGCTCCACTGGCGTCTGATGGCGAAGTAACTCTTCGCTTAACAGCGAAGCATGAGCGTGAAGAAGAAGCAAAGCGGCTCATTGATGAGTTGGAGCAAAACATTTTAGCCCGCGTTCGTCCTTACTTTTACGGTTATAATGATGACACGTTGTTTAGCAAATTGTTAGCTACATTGAAAGAAAACAATCAGACGCTCGCTGTTGCTGAAAGTTTAACGGGAGGTTTATTTTTAGAAGAAATGACAGCACTCCCAACGGCTTCTACAGTTATCGCGGGGGGAGTTGTTTGTTATACGAATGAAATAAAGGAAAATGTGCTCCATGTGCCGAAAGAAATATTACAAACGGAGGGGGCAGTTAGTGAACGATGTGCGCAGTTGATGGCAGAAAATGTTCGAAAACTTTGTGGAAGCGATATCGGTATTAGTTTTACAGGTGTTGCAGGACCGAACGAGTTGGAAGGAAAGCCAGTAGGAACGGTATGGATAGGGATTGCGACAGAACAAGGGACAAAGACATTTGGCCTTACATTATCAGGCGGACGCCGAGCCATTCGGATGCGTACAGCGAAATACGGTTGTTATTATTTGCTGCAATTGCTACATTAA
- the pgsA gene encoding CDP-diacylglycerol--glycerol-3-phosphate 3-phosphatidyltransferase produces MNIPNQITIARMLLIPFFLIFLLAPIDFGVIQIGTEQLPVTHAIAALIFIIASTTDWVDGYYARKYGLVTNLGKFLDPLADKLLVSAALIALVQLGLAPAWIVIVIISREFAVTGLRLVLAGEGEVVAANMLGKIKTWTQIVAIAALLLHNLPFSLLSFPFADISLWVALVFTIWSGWDYFAKNKHAFRHSK; encoded by the coding sequence GTGAATATACCGAATCAAATTACGATTGCGCGAATGTTGCTTATTCCTTTCTTTCTTATTTTTTTGTTGGCACCGATTGATTTCGGTGTGATTCAAATCGGAACAGAACAGTTGCCGGTAACACACGCCATAGCTGCGCTTATTTTTATCATCGCATCAACAACCGATTGGGTTGATGGATACTATGCACGAAAATATGGATTAGTAACGAATTTAGGGAAGTTTCTTGACCCTCTCGCAGATAAATTACTTGTATCTGCTGCGCTCATTGCGCTTGTCCAATTAGGTTTAGCTCCTGCATGGATCGTGATTGTCATTATTAGCCGTGAATTTGCTGTAACCGGATTACGGCTTGTTTTAGCGGGAGAAGGTGAAGTGGTAGCAGCAAATATGCTTGGAAAAATTAAAACGTGGACACAAATTGTAGCGATTGCTGCGCTTCTTTTGCATAATCTTCCTTTTTCGCTTTTGTCGTTTCCGTTTGCGGACATTTCGTTGTGGGTTGCACTTGTTTTCACGATTTGGTCAGGATGGGATTACTTTGCGAAAAATAAACACGCATTTCGTCATTCAAAGTAA
- a CDS encoding DUF3388 domain-containing protein — protein MEKKEWYLEYEIHMNRPGLLGDIASLLGMLSINIVTINGVDDSRRGMLLLCKSHEQIERLQSILATMEDITVTKLREPKLRDRLAVRHGRYIQRDADDKKTFRFVRDELGLLVDFMAELFKQEGHKLIGIRGMPRVGKTESIVAASVCANKRWLFVSSTLIKQTIRSQLIEDEYSENNVFIIDGIVSTRRSNERHWQLIRELMRLPATKVIEHPDIFVRHTEYKLDDFDYIIELRHDADEEITYDLVDQSSFFGNDGFSNIDF, from the coding sequence ATGGAGAAAAAAGAATGGTATTTAGAGTATGAAATACATATGAATCGCCCGGGGTTGTTAGGAGATATCGCATCGCTCCTTGGCATGCTTTCCATTAATATCGTCACGATCAACGGTGTGGATGATTCGCGGCGAGGTATGCTTTTGTTATGTAAAAGTCATGAACAAATTGAGCGCTTACAATCCATTTTAGCGACGATGGAAGATATTACGGTAACGAAATTACGTGAACCGAAGCTTCGGGACCGTCTTGCTGTTCGGCACGGGCGTTATATTCAGCGCGATGCTGACGACAAAAAGACGTTTCGCTTTGTTAGAGACGAGCTAGGTTTGCTCGTTGATTTTATGGCAGAGCTATTTAAACAAGAGGGGCATAAGTTAATTGGAATTCGTGGCATGCCACGCGTGGGGAAAACGGAATCGATCGTAGCTGCAAGCGTGTGTGCAAACAAGCGTTGGTTGTTTGTTTCTTCTACATTAATTAAACAGACGATTCGTAGTCAATTAATCGAAGATGAATATAGCGAAAATAATGTTTTTATTATTGACGGGATTGTTTCGACGCGTCGGTCAAACGAGCGACATTGGCAACTCATTCGTGAGCTCATGCGTCTACCGGCGACGAAAGTGATTGAACATCCTGATATTTTTGTAAGGCATACAGAATATAAGCTCGATGACTTTGACTATATCATTGAATTGCGTCACGATGCAGATGAGGAAATTACGTATGATCTCGTTGATCAGTCTTCATTTTTTGGAAATGACGGATTTTCAAATATCGATTTTTAA
- the recA gene encoding recombinase RecA, which produces MNDRQAALEQALKQIEKQFGKGSIMKLGEQTDRQISTVSSGSLALDIALGVGGYPRGRIIEIYGPESSGKTTVALHAIAEVQKQGGQAAFIDAEHALDPIYAEKLGVNIDELLLSQPDTGEQALEIAEALVRSGAVDIIVIDSVAALVPKAEIEGEMGDAHVGLQARLMSQALRKLSGAINKSKTIAIFINQIREKVGVMFGNPETTPGGRALKFYASVRLEVRRAEQIKQGNDMVGNKTKIKVVKNKVAPPFKTADVDIMYGEGISKEGEIIDMGAELDIIQKSGAWYSYKDERLGQGRENAKQFLKENPHIMEEIAREIRQHYGITAGASTTSVREDDLDFLE; this is translated from the coding sequence TTGAACGATCGTCAAGCAGCATTAGAACAAGCGTTAAAGCAAATTGAGAAGCAGTTTGGAAAAGGTTCAATTATGAAGCTAGGGGAGCAAACAGATCGTCAAATTTCGACGGTATCGAGTGGCTCTCTTGCTCTTGATATTGCGCTAGGCGTAGGAGGATATCCGCGCGGACGGATTATTGAAATTTACGGTCCGGAGTCTTCGGGGAAAACAACGGTTGCCCTTCACGCGATTGCAGAAGTGCAAAAGCAAGGAGGTCAAGCTGCATTTATTGATGCGGAACATGCGTTAGACCCTATTTATGCTGAAAAATTAGGGGTCAATATCGATGAATTGTTGCTTTCACAGCCAGATACAGGAGAGCAAGCGTTAGAAATCGCCGAAGCACTTGTGCGAAGTGGGGCAGTTGACATTATCGTCATTGACTCAGTCGCAGCTCTTGTTCCGAAGGCAGAAATTGAAGGGGAAATGGGTGATGCTCACGTTGGATTGCAGGCGCGACTCATGTCCCAAGCGCTACGTAAACTATCAGGCGCCATCAACAAATCTAAAACGATCGCCATTTTCATTAACCAAATAAGGGAAAAAGTGGGAGTTATGTTTGGGAACCCAGAGACAACTCCTGGAGGTCGTGCATTGAAGTTTTATGCGTCTGTTCGTTTAGAAGTGCGTCGTGCAGAACAAATTAAACAAGGCAACGACATGGTTGGAAATAAGACGAAAATTAAAGTCGTGAAAAACAAAGTGGCGCCTCCGTTTAAAACAGCGGATGTAGATATTATGTATGGCGAAGGAATTTCAAAAGAAGGCGAAATTATTGATATGGGTGCTGAACTCGACATTATTCAAAAAAGTGGCGCTTGGTATTCATATAAAGATGAGCGATTAGGACAAGGGCGAGAAAATGCAAAACAATTTTTAAAGGAAAATCCACACATTATGGAAGAAATTGCGCGTGAAATTCGCCAACATTATGGCATTACAGCAGGGGCATCGACGACATCTGTGCGCGAAGATGATCTAGACTTTTTAGAGTAA
- the rny gene encoding ribonuclease Y yields MGETIISALLALVVGAVVGFFVRKSIAEAKIGGAQAAAKQMIEEAKREADALKKEALLEAKDEIHKLRVEAEREIRERRSELQKQENRLLQKEENLDRKDEALNKREALLEKKENSLNERQQHIEEMESKVEELVRKEQAELERISSLTRDDARQIILERVEKELSHEIALMVKEAETKAKEEADKKAKEILSLAIQRCAADHVAETTVSVVNLPNDEMKGRIIGREGRNIRTLETLTGIDLIIDDTPEAVILSGFDPIRRETARIALDKLVQDGRIHPARIEEMVEKARREVDEHIREVGEQTTFEVGVHGLHPDLIKILGRLKFRTSYGQNVLKHSMEVAYLAGLMAAELGEDEMLARRAGLLHDIGKAVDHEVEGSHVEIGVELATKYKEHPVVINSIASHHGDTEPTSIIAVLVAAADALSAARPGARSETLENYIRRLEKLEEIAESYEGVEKSYAIQAGREIRIMVKPDMIDDLEAHRLARDIRKRIEEELDYPGHIKVTVIRETRAVEYAK; encoded by the coding sequence ATGGGTGAAACGATCATCTCCGCTTTGCTTGCCCTAGTCGTCGGTGCAGTTGTTGGCTTTTTTGTTCGTAAATCCATTGCCGAGGCAAAAATTGGTGGTGCACAAGCAGCTGCCAAACAAATGATCGAAGAAGCGAAACGAGAAGCAGACGCATTGAAAAAAGAGGCGCTTCTTGAAGCAAAGGATGAGATTCACAAACTTCGCGTTGAAGCAGAACGAGAAATTCGCGAACGAAGAAGTGAGTTACAAAAACAGGAAAACCGTTTGTTGCAAAAGGAAGAGAATCTCGATCGAAAGGATGAAGCGTTAAACAAGCGAGAAGCATTGCTTGAAAAGAAAGAGAATTCTCTGAATGAAAGACAACAGCATATTGAAGAGATGGAAAGCAAAGTGGAAGAACTCGTTCGAAAAGAACAAGCCGAACTAGAGCGCATTTCTAGTTTGACGCGTGATGATGCACGCCAAATCATTTTAGAGCGTGTAGAAAAAGAACTTTCGCATGAAATTGCGCTCATGGTTAAAGAAGCAGAAACGAAAGCGAAAGAAGAAGCGGATAAAAAAGCAAAAGAAATTTTATCGCTTGCCATTCAACGTTGTGCTGCTGATCATGTAGCAGAAACAACTGTATCTGTTGTGAACTTGCCGAATGACGAAATGAAAGGCCGAATCATCGGACGTGAAGGGCGTAACATTCGTACATTAGAAACGTTAACAGGTATTGACCTTATCATTGATGATACGCCGGAAGCGGTCATTTTATCTGGTTTTGATCCGATCCGTCGTGAAACAGCGCGTATTGCGCTAGATAAACTCGTTCAAGACGGGCGTATCCATCCGGCACGAATTGAAGAGATGGTCGAGAAGGCGAGAAGAGAAGTGGATGAGCATATTCGTGAAGTGGGAGAACAAACAACGTTTGAAGTTGGTGTCCACGGATTGCATCCAGATTTAATTAAAATTTTAGGGCGTTTAAAGTTCCGTACAAGCTATGGACAAAATGTGCTTAAACATTCGATGGAAGTTGCATATTTAGCTGGTTTAATGGCAGCTGAGCTAGGAGAAGATGAAATGCTTGCAAGACGAGCAGGTCTCCTTCATGACATCGGAAAAGCTGTTGACCATGAAGTAGAAGGAAGCCATGTCGAAATCGGGGTAGAGCTCGCAACGAAATATAAAGAGCATCCGGTTGTCATTAACAGCATTGCGTCCCATCATGGTGATACGGAACCGACGTCGATTATCGCTGTTCTTGTTGCTGCGGCAGACGCTTTATCTGCTGCTCGACCAGGTGCTCGTAGCGAAACGTTGGAAAACTACATTCGTCGACTTGAGAAGCTTGAAGAAATTGCTGAGTCGTATGAAGGTGTTGAAAAATCATATGCTATCCAAGCTGGACGTGAAATTCGTATCATGGTTAAGCCAGATATGATTGATGACTTGGAAGCGCATCGTTTAGCGCGTGACATTCGCAAGCGTATCGAAGAAGAGCTTGATTACCCAGGGCATATTAAAGTTACAGTGATTCGTGAAACACGAGCTGTTGAATACGCAAAGTAA
- the yfmH gene encoding EF-P 5-aminopentanol modification-associated protein YfmH, with amino-acid sequence MKIIHHDQLQEQLFYERLNNGLDVYILPKKEFNKTYATFTTKYGSVDNYFTPYGKTTMKKVPDGIAHFLEHKLFEKEDGDVFQTFSKQGASANAFTSFTRTAYLFSSTTNVEKNLETLLDFVQEPYFTEQTVEKEKGIIGQEIRMYDDNPDWRLYFGTIESMYHHHPVKIDIAGTVESISHITKDLLYECYETFYHPSNMLLFVTGPIEPSAILEQIRTNQAKKTFRPPTEIERFRYEEPTHVARERHVIEMNVQTPKCFVGIKATNVYTKGKEKLKHECAIGLLLDYLFGKSSPHYERLYQQGLIDETFMVDYTEESDFGFGLVGGDTSQPDQLAAEIQRILLEFDDIDDEQVERMKRKKIGTFLRSLNSLEYIANQFTRYAFDHMSLFDVVETLQSLTSDDLKTVARECFVREQFTVCQVVPKR; translated from the coding sequence ATGAAAATCATTCACCACGATCAATTACAGGAACAATTATTTTATGAACGGTTAAACAATGGATTAGATGTTTACATTTTGCCAAAAAAAGAATTTAACAAAACATATGCGACGTTTACAACGAAATACGGTTCGGTGGATAACTACTTTACTCCATACGGAAAAACAACGATGAAAAAGGTACCAGATGGCATCGCTCATTTTTTAGAACATAAATTGTTTGAAAAAGAGGATGGCGATGTATTTCAAACGTTTAGCAAACAAGGCGCATCTGCGAATGCTTTTACGTCTTTCACACGCACGGCCTATTTATTTTCTAGTACAACAAATGTAGAAAAAAATTTAGAAACGTTACTGGATTTCGTGCAAGAGCCGTATTTTACAGAACAAACGGTTGAAAAGGAAAAAGGAATTATCGGTCAAGAAATTCGCATGTATGATGACAATCCGGATTGGCGTTTGTATTTTGGGACAATCGAAAGCATGTATCATCACCATCCCGTAAAAATTGATATTGCAGGAACGGTAGAGTCGATTTCACACATTACGAAAGACTTATTATATGAGTGTTATGAAACGTTTTATCATCCGAGCAACATGTTATTGTTTGTTACAGGTCCTATTGAGCCATCCGCTATACTTGAACAAATTCGAACGAATCAAGCGAAAAAAACGTTCCGTCCGCCAACAGAGATCGAGCGATTTCGTTATGAGGAGCCGACTCATGTTGCTCGTGAACGACATGTCATTGAAATGAACGTACAAACGCCAAAATGTTTCGTTGGTATAAAAGCAACCAACGTATATACAAAAGGAAAAGAAAAGTTAAAACATGAATGTGCCATCGGTTTATTGCTCGACTATTTATTTGGGAAAAGCTCGCCGCATTATGAGCGATTGTATCAACAAGGATTAATTGACGAAACATTTATGGTCGACTATACGGAAGAAAGTGATTTTGGGTTCGGCTTAGTTGGCGGTGATACATCGCAACCTGATCAATTAGCGGCAGAAATTCAGCGTATTCTTTTGGAGTTTGACGATATTGATGATGAGCAAGTCGAACGAATGAAAAGAAAAAAGATCGGCACATTTTTACGTTCGTTAAACTCTCTTGAATATATTGCAAATCAGTTTACTCGGTATGCGTTTGATCATATGAGTTTGTTCGATGTGGTAGAAACGTTACAATCATTAACATCTGACGATTTAAAAACGGTCGCTCGCGAATGTTTTGTTCGCGAACAGTTTACTGTATGTCAAGTTGTTCCGAAAAGGTGA
- the cysK gene encoding cysteine synthase A, with translation MMYQSIIDLIGNTPIVKLNRVVFREGASVYIKLESFNPGGSVKDRAARRMIERAEKEGKIVPYESTIIEPTSGNTGIGLAMVCAAKGYRCIITMPDNATKERINLLKAYGAEVYLTPAALRMQGAIDEAYRLAENIPNSFIPMQFENEANPDAHRISTALEIIEAFPDGIDAFVLTAGTGGTVTGTGEELKKKFPRLRIYVVEPYGSPVLSGGQPGPHKIPGTGPGFIPRILNRTVYDDILLVKDEEAQMMARRLAKEEGIFVGASAGAAAYCAIQVARTLPEDARVLCMAPDTGERYLSSDLFSG, from the coding sequence ATGATGTATCAATCGATTATCGATTTGATCGGAAACACGCCCATTGTAAAGCTCAATCGGGTCGTTTTTCGAGAGGGAGCAAGTGTATATATAAAGCTCGAGTCGTTTAATCCAGGTGGAAGCGTGAAAGATCGCGCAGCTAGACGAATGATTGAACGAGCGGAAAAAGAAGGAAAAATCGTGCCTTATGAAAGCACAATTATTGAGCCGACATCAGGAAATACAGGGATCGGATTAGCGATGGTATGTGCTGCGAAAGGATATCGTTGCATCATTACGATGCCAGATAATGCAACGAAAGAACGGATCAATTTATTAAAAGCATATGGCGCAGAAGTGTACTTAACTCCGGCAGCTTTGCGCATGCAAGGGGCGATTGATGAAGCGTATCGGCTTGCCGAGAACATTCCAAACAGCTTTATCCCCATGCAATTTGAAAATGAAGCAAATCCAGATGCTCATCGAATTAGCACAGCGCTTGAAATTATAGAAGCATTTCCAGATGGGATTGATGCGTTTGTACTTACGGCAGGAACTGGCGGGACAGTGACAGGAACGGGGGAAGAATTAAAGAAAAAATTTCCTCGTTTACGCATTTATGTTGTGGAACCATATGGGTCTCCCGTCCTTTCGGGTGGGCAACCGGGGCCGCATAAAATTCCTGGTACTGGGCCAGGTTTTATTCCTCGCATTTTAAATCGAACGGTGTATGATGATATTTTGCTCGTCAAAGATGAAGAAGCGCAAATGATGGCAAGAAGATTAGCGAAAGAAGAAGGAATTTTCGTCGGAGCTTCAGCTGGAGCGGCAGCTTATTGTGCTATTCAAGTGGCTCGCACTCTTCCGGAAGATGCACGTGTGCTCTGCATGGCACCAGATACAGGAGAACGATATTTATCATCCGATTTATTTAGCGGATAA